In Asterias amurensis chromosome 4, ASM3211899v1, one genomic interval encodes:
- the LOC139936175 gene encoding uncharacterized protein, which produces MCTVRRPDLSYNDLIRTALLSKPNHQATLAQIYDFIKMTFPFYNDPKGCRFWKNSVRHNLCRNSLFMRVESKAVDKKGRTDGRGQSSWQLCDSNTSNPQPRKRDRPVRKRKPKANKVPTRPSSVETSSGDVYSSQYPWQQRSDTSHPGQNSNDCALDLSTNPSQMSLLEPDSLTHHQAFLQPWSNTNHLTPYYSHFEAPHPEELASHTSEKVVSPQSLYPQVWFPEQDYFTNRGVWDHSVFGDYRDVTVDALRGASPALPSPVPSHNPHLLQNQQCMYANGIYYYPQLCPNQQVSMATSS; this is translated from the exons ATGTGTACCGTGAGGAGACCCGACTTGTCTTACAACGATCTCATCAGAACGGCCCTTCTCTCTAAACCCAACCACCAGGCAACTCTAGCTCAGATTTATGACTTCATTAAGATGACATTTCCCTTCTACAATGATCCTAAAGGATGTCGCTTCTGGAAGAACTCTGTTCGTCATAATCTATGCAGGAATTCGCTGTTTATGAGGGTAGAGAGCAAAGCTGTAGacaaaaaag GTAGAACTGATGGACGAGGCCAGTCTTCGTGGCAGTTGTGTGATTCAAACACGAGTAACCCACAACCAAGGAAGAGAGATAGACCAGTACGAAAGAGAAAACCAAAAGCTAACAAAGTTCCAACAAGACCCTCATCGGTGGAGACGTCATCAGGAGATGTTTATAGCTCTCAGTATCCATGGCAACAAAGATCAGATACAAGTCATCCGGGACAGAATTCCAACGATTGCGCCCTTGATTTATCCACCAACCCCAGTCAGATGAGCCTTCTTGAACCGGACAGCCTCACCCACCACCAAGCGTTCCTCCAGCCCTGGTCAAACACCAACCACCTCACCCCATACTATTCCCACTTTGAGGCCCCTCATCCAGAAGAGCTGGCTAGCCACACCTCAGAGAAAGTAGTCAGTCCCCAATCGCTGTACCCACAAGTGTGGTTCCCTGAGCAAGACTACTTCACCAATAGGGGTGTTTGGGATCATTCGGTGTTTGGCGACTACAGAGATGTAACGGTGGATGCACTACGAGGAGCAAGCCCAGCCTTGCCTAGTCCAGTTCCCTCACACAATCCTCATCTACTTCAAAACCAACAGTGTATGTATGCAAACGGTATCTACTACTATCCACAGTTGTGCCCCAACCAACAAGTTTCCATGGCAACTTCATCTTAA